The Gopherus flavomarginatus isolate rGopFla2 chromosome 20, rGopFla2.mat.asm, whole genome shotgun sequence region TTAAAATCAGCATGTGcttccattcacacacacacacacacacacacacacacacacacacacacacacacacacacttactagTCCTTAGCGTTCCTCGGTCAGTTCTTGTGGCCTGCTGAACCTGCACACAAGGGAGGGGAGCTGGTCAAATGTGTTCGAAGCTCCGATGTTGATGCAGAACgaacccaaagtcccatggcaaTACACCCGTCTTTTGGAGTGATAAGTTCCCAGACAAGTCTATGGAACTTGCTGTGTCACACCGGGGCTGTCAATCACAAGGTATTCAAGGTTGCTCTTAATTAGCATTATTTTGAGTTGTTACTGGAAGGATCCGCAGCTGTTTCTTATCTTGTCCCTGTGGCTCAACTCCTTTTCTCATCCTTGGGGCGTCTGCCTTTGTTTTAGGGTCGTCAATCTGCCATCCGAGTGATTGATTGTAAAGTTGGTGTCTATCGACTCCtcaacttagggtgaccagatgtcccaattttacagggacagtcccgatttttgagtctttttcttatataggctcctactaccccccaccccctgtcctgatttttcacacttgctgtctggtcaccctaactccaaCTCCCTTCTTGACCATCCGGCCCAGTTGTCCTTTCTCAGTTAATTACCATCCATTCTTCACTCACACCAAACAGAACTTACGGCCATAAAACTTCGATCCTTCTAAGAACAAATGTTAACACAATCAGCAAAAAATAAACTCAGAACAATTTCTTTGTACTAATTCAAAGCTGGCAAAATGGAGAATAAGGCAAAATAAGCAAAATTTTACTTGAGGCAATTTCTTCCCACTAGGTTTTTGGCCTACACATGCAACTCCTGGATGGGGAAGCATGAATCTTCCCTGCCTGAAGTCCAAGGCTGTATCTTCTAgacagcagcaggctcagccaaCGCAACACCAAATCCTAGATGGCTTTTTCCCTTTCTGCTTCCAGAGCTTTGCTCAGAACCCGCTGGGTGTCGTCAGCTACAGAGGCCAAACACTTCCGCAGCATGAAGTACGTGGTAACCAGCGCCACCCCTCCAGACACCATGGCACCAAATACCGGGAGGCGCTTCCACGAATATTCCGCTACCATCACGGCAGCCCCCACCGAATCCGCCAACAGCTTCAGAGCTGTCATGGGGGTCGTTCCCAAGGACGTCATCACAGCTGTCAGCTCCCACACGGGATTCCCAACCTGCCGGGCGAGAGCAGAAAGGGCCCTGTCGTCCACTCCGAAGCTGCTGTAGTATTGGAAGAGGTGTTTCTTGAAGCTGAAGAAGGTACACAAGAAAGCGAGGCCTGGGATAGGAATGACAGCGAGAAGACATGAGAAAAGGGCTGTTTTCCAAATCTCCCCCTTCAGGGTGGCTTTTTTCTCGTTGATGATGGGCGAGGCGACAGCAGTCAGGCTAAGCAGGAAGGCGTCTCTCTTCAGGTGCAGCAGCTCCGTCTGCAAAGTTTGCCGCAGGAGGGGAAAATCGTAGCGGTTGGGTTCCCAGCTGGACACGACAAAAACTTTTGGGTGGTCCACTCCTTCAGCTGCTATGCCTCCCCTGCAGTCCTCCCTGATCTGCTCCAGGATCCTCTCCTCGTTGTAGCTGGAGGGACGCTGCCTCCTGGAAGCGTCCAGGTCCATGTCGGCTTTGGAGCGCACAAAGTAGAACCTCTTGCCCATTCTCTGGATCTCACAGACCAGCCTGGCGTGTTCGGAGCGGAAGCGCTGGGAGCCGACAATGATGAAGAAATCGAATCGGCTCAAATTGAGCTGCTCACAGTAGGTGTTTAGAGGGAAATAGGCTGTCCCCATCCCTGGCATGTCCCAGAATGTGATGCCTGGAAGGAAGGGATCTGGATAAGCCATCGGCTCCATCATGGTATCGAGCATCCCGGTTTCAGCGGCGCCTTCATCACCAGCATGTCGCCCCAACATGGCGTTGATGAGGGAGGACTTCCCGGAGCCTGATTCCCCCGTAACAGCAATGCTGAGGGTGTGGCTGTTAAACCACTGTGGTGTTCTCTGCTGCACAATAGAAATCGCTTCTGTCAGGTTCCCATGACGGATAGCGGTTCTGAACCCATCAAGAGCCATGGTGCTGAGTCTGCGGCAGAGAAGAAGAAACATTTCAGCTCCTAGTCAAGGCTTCCCCTGGAAAATCCTGCACTGACAGCGCTGTGTCAAgccctcaaaagttaggaaaaagCACATTTATGGTGGCccatgtaaccttaactctgcccctttgtGTATCCGAcccatgcactgaatgaggcagaggcagTGTGGAAAAAACGGAAGTTCTTTGGTTttaactattatttattatttgtagtatAGTGCGTAGAAACCCTGACCAAGatcgggaccccattgtgccaggcgctgcacataCCCCGACCGATATCAAGGCCCCCATTATGTCAGGTGCTCCACagaccctggctgagatcagggcctccatTATTCTGAGCACTTCGCAGACCCACAGGTGAGAATTTTCACAAGATCTCCGCTCCCATGAACTCTCAGAAATAAGCAGGGACATTTTCAAGCCAGCCCAGCGCACTGCTGCTGACGGGGACAATCCAtcgcagtggtccccaacctttttgtggccagtagctcattcatgttttcagaagagtgtggcaggcgccaacaatttttcaaggcttattttgtatttgtacattaaataatgtgAAAAACATCCTATTTAATtgtacataatatatgaatccataagataataaaggtaattttacatgtaaaaggtattaattaaattattcggcaattactctttcaccttaccatgtgaatttactcttttttttatctatctgaaagaaaaattaaggcgtctttacaaaataaatatcataaacattcAGTCCATTCTGCAGAGACAGAGAGCTGGTTTTTTTGGCAGCAGTTCtgagcagtgcagagagaagcctgagagaggccACGAGAACAGACAACACTGGCGCCCACagcactctgtccccagcaggcgcggggccctggcttctctcccctgctgggcactaggtgggccccgcgccggggacagagaacaccagcgcccacagcctgcagccccggggttctctgtccccggcaggcgcagggccgcggcttctctcccctgctgggcactacgTGGGCCCcatgccggggacagagaacactcgcgcccacagcctgcagccccggggttctctgttcccggcaggcgcagggccgcagcttctctcccctgctgggcactaggtgggctcTGCGCCTGCTGCGGACAGAGAACACCcgcgcccacagcctgcagccccggggttctctgtccccggcaggcggggggccgcggcttctctcccctgctgggcactaggcgggcacacataaatgccccggtggACCCCATGCACCTGGGGGCACCACAGTGCCTGTGgacaccgcgttggggaccactgatgtatCGTCTGTGAACAGGCAGAGCCATGCACAGACCCAGCCTTCTCCCTTGGCTGCTCTCTAGctcagaggagctgcagggtctcacTCGCCCCAAAGGcctggcaggaagagggggagcgCACGGCTTTCTTGGACCCCATCCTAGCTCCGCGCACAGGAACAGAGGAATTGGAGCCCGGCTATTTCAACTGAAGCCAAGGGAGAGTCTGAGGAACCAGAGCTGGGCACAGGTTTTTCAGCTGCAACTTTTGCagatgaaaaatgcagattcatggATTGCAGAGCTGGAAGGTGACTGCCCTGGGGCCCATCTGATCCACCCGCCCACTGGCCACAGGCCAGACACCTTCCCCAACACGAGTTCCTCTGCAGGGCGGCCTAGCACCTGCCCCTAACACAGCAGCaccagtgggggagggaaggaggctcAGAGGCCGCGTGTTCCCCAGGGACTGACAGGAGAGCGGACGTGCCAATGTACAGGGgggttggaaaacagctgaatTGGCAGCACTGCAGCTGATCACTAAGGGAGGGGGGAATTGGAGGTGTAGGGGCAGTAAAATCCCAAGCAAGGGGAATCTCTTACCTCCCCCCAGGCTGGGCTGATCTCAAGTGGGGTTgatggtctctgggaaggggcagCAATCTGTGGGCACAGCTCACCCCTGTCTCGCCCGCAGTGTCTCAGCTGCTCTCTCACCGTCTGTGGGCTCCtcgctccccctcttcctgccagcccccccaccccttgccagGGCCTCCTCTGCCTGCCTTTGTCTGTGCCCCCGGCTCTCTCCTGTGGCCCTCGCTCCAGCTCTGTCTCGAGCAAGGGAAAGTGAAAGCAGCAGCTGGCTGAGGAAGCAGGGCAGGGCCTCACCCCGAGCACGAGCAGGCTGTGGTGGGTAATAGGGGAGGGACAGAGCAGGGCCTAGATACGTGCCCCCCCTCAGCGTGTTTCCAGGCGGACACCCAGCCCTAAATGTCACCATGGAATCAGGAGGTGACAGTGTGGACatataacacacacatacaccccagaCCTGGCAGGGGACAGCAGCAAGActcactctctgtctctctctctctctctctcacgcacacacacatactcacacGCTAGTGCATGGCAGAGACAAACAGTGCAGAGACTAGACATGCTCAGGGCAGGGCCCAGCAACACAGTGCAGAGACCAGACACACTCGGGGCacggcacagacacacagtgcaaAGACCAGACACACTCGGGGCacggcacagacacacagtgcagAGACCAGACACACTCGGGGCACG contains the following coding sequences:
- the LOC127037946 gene encoding interferon-inducible GTPase 5-like isoform X1; translation: MSTLSPPDSMVTFRAGCPPGNTLRGGTYLGPALSLPYYPPQPARARGEALPCFLSQLLLSLSLARDRAGARATGESRGHRQRQAEEALARGGGAGRKRGSEEPTDGERAAETLRARQGLSTMALDGFRTAIRHGNLTEAISIVQQRTPQWFNSHTLSIAVTGESGSGKSSLINAMLGRHAGDEGAAETGMLDTMMEPMAYPDPFLPGITFWDMPGMGTAYFPLNTYCEQLNLSRFDFFIIVGSQRFRSEHARLVCEIQRMGKRFYFVRSKADMDLDASRRQRPSSYNEERILEQIREDCRGGIAAEGVDHPKVFVVSSWEPNRYDFPLLRQTLQTELLHLKRDAFLLSLTAVASPIINEKKATLKGEIWKTALFSCLLAVIPIPGLAFLCTFFSFKKHLFQYYSSFGVDDRALSALARQVGNPVWELTAVMTSLGTTPMTALKLLADSVGAAVMVAEYSWKRLPVFGAMVSGGVALVTTYFMLRKCLASVADDTQRVLSKALEAEREKAI
- the LOC127037946 gene encoding interferon-inducible GTPase 5-like isoform X2; its protein translation is MAGRLSRAEIEELKAIVVNGNLTAAAAKLQEKLESLENTPLDIAITGESGAGKSSLVNAIRGLHDDDEGAAKTGVKQTTMKQKAYPHPRFPNVTIWDLPGIGTPNFQADNYLNQVQFNNYDFFIIVTATRFTSYHTTLARAIHRLGKRFYYVRCKVDIDLKAEQRKRNFNRERTLQEIREDCVEKLREAGEPLSCSDPSPAAMPPLSTMALDGFRTAIRHGNLTEAISIVQQRTPQWFNSHTLSIAVTGESGSGKSSLINAMLGRHAGDEGAAETGMLDTMMEPMAYPDPFLPGITFWDMPGMGTAYFPLNTYCEQLNLSRFDFFIIVGSQRFRSEHARLVCEIQRMGKRFYFVRSKADMDLDASRRQRPSSYNEERILEQIREDCRGGIAAEGVDHPKVFVVSSWEPNRYDFPLLRQTLQTELLHLKRDAFLLSLTAVASPIINEKKATLKGEIWKTALFSCLLAVIPIPGLAFLCTFFSFKKHLFQYYSSFGVDDRALSALARQVGNPVWELTAVMTSLGTTPMTALKLLADSVGAAVMVAEYSWKRLPVFGAMVSGGVALVTTYFMLRKCLASVADDTQRVLSKALEAEREKAI